Proteins encoded together in one Meles meles chromosome 7, mMelMel3.1 paternal haplotype, whole genome shotgun sequence window:
- the WNT1 gene encoding proto-oncogene Wnt-1, with protein MGHWAQLPGWVSATLLLALAALPAALAANSSGRWWGIVNVASSTNLLTDSKSLQLVLEPSLQLLSRKQRRLIRQNPGILHSVSGGLQSAVRECKWQFRNRRWNCPTAPGPHLFGKIVNRGCRETAFIFAITSAGVTHSVARSCSEGSIESCTCDYRRRGPGGPDWHWGGCSDNIDFGRLFGREFVDSGEKGRDLRFLMNLHNNEAGRTTVFSEMRQECKCHGMSGSCTVRTCWMRLPTLRAVGDVLRDRFDGASRVLYGNRGSNRASRAELLRLEPEDPAHKPPSPHDLVYFEKSPNFCTYSGRLGTAGTAGRACNSSSPALDGCELLCCGRGHRTRTQRVTERCNCTFHWCCHVSCRNCTHTRVLHECL; from the exons ATGGGGCACTGGGCGCAGCTGCCCGGCTGGGTTTCTGCTACGCTGTTGCTGGCGCTGGCCGCTCTGCCTGCAGCCCTGGCCGCCAACAGCAGTGGCCGATGGTG GGGCATCGTGAACGTAGCCTCCTCCACGAACCTGCTGACCGACTCCAAGAGTCTACAACTGGTGCTGGAGCCCAGTCTTCAGCTGCTGAGTCGCAAACAGCGGCGGCTGATCCGCCAGAACCCGGGGATCCTGCACAGCGTGAGCGGGGGGCTGCAGAGCGCGGTGCGAGAGTGCAAGTGGCAGTTCCGCAACCGCCGCTGGAACTGCCCCACGGCTCCGGGGCCCCACCTCTTCGGCAAGATCGTCAACCGAG GCTGTCGGGAAACGGCGTTTATCTTCGCCATCACCTCCGCGGGGGTTACGCATTCAGTGGCACGCTCCTGCTCGGAGGGCTCCATAGAGTCTTGCACGTGCGACTACCGGCGGCGGGGTCCTGGGGGCCCCGATTGGCACTGGGGGGGCTGCAGCGACAACATCGACTTCGGCCGCCTCTTTGGCAGGGAGTTTGTGGACTCCGGGGAGAAGGGGCGGGACCTGCGCTTCCTCATGAACCTTCACAACAACGAGGCGGGCCGCACG ACTGTGTTCTCCGAGATGCGCCAGGAGTGCAAGTGCCACGGGATGTCGGGCTCGTGCACGGTGCGCACGTGCTGGATGCGGCTGCCCACGCTGCGCGCAGTGGGCGACGTGCTACGCGACAGATTCGATGGAGCCTCGCGCGTACTCTACGGCAACCGCGGCAGCAACCGCGCCTCGCGGGCAGAGCTGCTGCGCCTGGAGCCCGAAGACCCCGCGCACAAGCCGCCGTCCCCCCACGACCTCGTCTACTTTGAGAAATCGCCCAATTTCTGCACGTACAGCGGACGCCTGGGGACAGCGGGCACGGCGGGGCGCGCCTGCAACAGCTCGTCGCCCGCGCTGGACGGCTGCGAGCTGCTCTGTTGCGGCCGGGGCCACCGCACGCGCACACAGCGCGTCACCGAGCGCTGCAACTGCACCTTTCACTGGTGCTGCCACGTCAGCTGCCGCAACTGCACGCACACGCGCGTACTGCACGAGTGTCTGTGA